Proteins from one Hyperolius riggenbachi isolate aHypRig1 chromosome 2, aHypRig1.pri, whole genome shotgun sequence genomic window:
- the PRKRIP1 gene encoding PRKR-interacting protein 1 isoform X2 produces the protein MAAEKEAAKPVRPKKEPQPLIIPKNATDEQRLKLERLMRNPDKVTQIPERPKEWNPRAPPEFVRDVMGSSAGAGSGEFHVYRHLRRREYQRQEFMDVISEKQQLDEEFQRKIKENQIKAEERTAKRRLKRTREEN, from the exons ATGGCGGCAGAGAAAGAAGCTGCAAAGCCAGTGCGGCCCAAAAAAGAGCCTCAGCCGCTCATTATACCAAAAAATGCCACCGATGAGCAGAGGCTGAAGCTGGAGAGGCTGATGAGGAACCCG GACAAAGTAACACAAATACCAGAAAGGCCAAAAGAATGGAATCCAAGAGCTCCACCAGAATTTGTCAGAGATGTCATGG gttccagtgctggtgctggcagtggggaGTTCCATGTTTATCGTCACCTCCGACGCAGAGAGTATCAGAGGCAAGAATTCATGGATGTTATATCTGAAAAG CAACAATTAGATGAAGAATTCCAAAGAAAGATAAAGGAGAACCAGATCAAAGCAGAGGAGAGAACAGCAAAACGCAGATTAAAAAG GACCAGAGAAGAAAACTGA
- the PRKRIP1 gene encoding PRKR-interacting protein 1 isoform X1, which yields MAAEKEAAKPVRPKKEPQPLIIPKNATDEQRLKLERLMRNPDKVTQIPERPKEWNPRAPPEFVRDVMGSSAGAGSGEFHVYRHLRRREYQRQEFMDVISEKQQLDEEFQRKIKENQIKAEERTAKRRLKRQKQKEKKKAKKVKEEKGPEKKTENDQDSEHSTAESEEESE from the exons ATGGCGGCAGAGAAAGAAGCTGCAAAGCCAGTGCGGCCCAAAAAAGAGCCTCAGCCGCTCATTATACCAAAAAATGCCACCGATGAGCAGAGGCTGAAGCTGGAGAGGCTGATGAGGAACCCG GACAAAGTAACACAAATACCAGAAAGGCCAAAAGAATGGAATCCAAGAGCTCCACCAGAATTTGTCAGAGATGTCATGG gttccagtgctggtgctggcagtggggaGTTCCATGTTTATCGTCACCTCCGACGCAGAGAGTATCAGAGGCAAGAATTCATGGATGTTATATCTGAAAAG CAACAATTAGATGAAGAATTCCAAAGAAAGATAAAGGAGAACCAGATCAAAGCAGAGGAGAGAACAGCAAAACGCAGATTAAAAAG ACAAAAACAGAAAGAGAAGAAAAAGGCTAAAAAAGTCAAAGAAGAAAAAG GACCAGAGAAGAAAACTGAAAATGATCAGGATTCAGAACACAGTACTGCAGAATCAGAAGAGGAATCTGAATAG